Below is a window of Cytobacillus firmus DNA.
TCCCGTCATCAGCACGGCGATCCATCTTCTGCTCATCGTCATCTCCCTTTCCAGTTTGCTGCGTTCCTGTATATTTTCAGCGTCTGCGGCCTTCCCCGATTTTTAAATAAATAAAAACAACCCGCAAAGGGAGCGGGATGTCTTCGCTTATTTCATCCTATGTTTGGTATGGACGAGTTATGATTTCTTTTGCTTGAGAGTATTTTAAAAACAGACGTCTAATAGGATTAAAGACCCTCTTTTCGGGTAAAAGAAAAGTGGAAGAAGCTATGCTCCTTCCACTTTACGCTATTTTTATAGAGGCACAATGCCTACAGGATTAATCGCATTTGATTTTGCTGCATTCCAAGAACCTCTGTGAAGTTCAAAGTGCAGATGCTGACCGTAAGATTGTCCAGTATTACCCATGATACCGATTTGCTGGCCTTTAGAAACTGTCTGGCCAGAGCCGACAGAACGGCTTCTCATGTGAGCATATACGGTAGTATACGTTTGTCCGCCTACAGAGTGAGCAATGAAAATCGCATTTCCGTAGCTGCTGGAGTAATATGAACGGATGACAACACCATCGGCTGCGGCCACGATCGGAACTGTGCCGCCTGAAGCAATATCTACTCCAAAATGATCGCCTAATGAACGGCTGCCGAAACCGGAAGAAAGTCTTCCTGCTGCTGGTCTTGTCCAGGCACCGCTTGCTACAGAAGGTGCAGATACCTGCGGGCTGCTTGAAGATCCGCTGTCAGATGAGGAGCTGCTTCCTGCTGATGAACTGCTTCCCGCTGATGAAGAGCTCTTCTTAGCCGCTTCTGCTGCAGCCTTTTGTCTTGCCAGTTCAGCTTGTTTTGCTGCCTCTGCTTGTCTTGCTGCTTCTGCTTGTCTTTCCTGCTCTAGCTTGATTGCTTTTTGAATCGCTGCTTCCTGGGCTGCAAGAATCTCATTTTCTTCGGATAATTCAAGCTTATGAGCATGCATTTCCTCTTCTTTATGCTTTAGAGATGCAAGTAATTTATCTTTCTCTGCTTTTTGTGCGTTTAAGCTCTTTTTCATGCCTTCAAGCTCTGCACGCATTGTTTCTAAAGAGGCTAGCTCTTCTTTTACCTGATTCTGTTTTTTCTCAAGCTCGTCTTTATCCGCCTGATGCGCTTGTAAAATTTCCTGGTCAGCTTCTACGATTGTTGCAACTGCTCCAACCCGTTCAACAAAATCTCCAAAGCTCTGCGCACCCATTAAAACATCAATATAGCTCACCATTCCGCCAGTTTCCTGGTAGTTGCGTGCACGGTCTTTTAATAGTTCATTACGCTTTTTGATGCGCTCTACTAATACTTTAATTTCTGCTTCAAGTTTCTCAATTTCCTTTTTTGTATCTGCAATTTCTTGATTCTTTTCTTCAATTTTAGCTAAAGCATCACTGATCGCTTTATCCAGACGCTCAATCTCACTTTGTACAGATTGCTGCTCGCTCTGGTTTTCGCTGATCTTTTTATCTGTATCGTTTAACTTTGATTCTACTCCGGAACGCTGCTGGTTAATTTTTTCCTGCTGGCTGTTTAGATCGTTTAGTTTATTTGCTGCAGACGCCTTCTCAATAGGCATCCCAACTGTTATGCTGCCAAAACCCAGAACGGCAGCTAATGATAATGTGATGATGGATTTCTTCAATTTCCGATTTCTCCTTTCAATGAACACCATATGTACAGGTTAATCGTTCTATATTTCTCCAAGTCTGAAACATTTAGCTTCTCTGAATCGTCTAATATAATGAAGCTTGAAGGCGCCTGGACAGGTTCCCCCCACCGCAGGGCCTTCTAAGCTTGTTTATACTTTCAGGAACTTTCTGACTGACATTAAGCTTCCCCATACACCAATGAGGGCACCCATCAGGATAAGAAGCCCGGAAATCTGATAAACAAACGGACTAAACTCCAGCAGCTTGACAAAATGTCCTTCAAGCTTTGGCGCCAAATAATCATAGGCGTAATAGTATGCTGATGAAACAAGCGCAATAGGAATAATGGATCCTAGCAGCCCAAGCCATAAACCTTCAAGGAAGAATGGCCATCTGATGAACGAGTTGGTTGCTCCTACCAATCTCATAATCTCAATTTCTTTTCTTCGTGACATAATCGTAATCTTAATGGTATTGGAAATCAGGAACATGGCAGTGAATAATAAGCCGATAATCAGCACAAGGCCAACATTTCGTCCGGCATTGATAAAGTTGAATAGTTTTTCAACCTGCCCCTGCCCATATTTTACTTTTGCCGCATATTCCATTTTCTCAATCTGCTTTGCAGCTTTCATTGTGTCTGCCGGGTTTTTCGTCTTTACGATAAATACATCGTTCAGCGGATTATCCTGTTCGAACAGTTTGAAGGCTTCGCCTTCTTCACCAAGGCTGTTTATTAAACTATCAAGCTCTTTTTCCTTAGTTGAGTATTCAACCGTTTTGACTTCGGGTATTCCTTCGATTTTTTGCCGTAAAACTTCCTGATCCTGCTCATTTGCAGCAACATCGATGTGAACGCGGATTTCCACGTCCTCTTCAATGGTTGTAGCCACCTTGTTGAGATTCATCATAATGACGAAAAATACGCCAACTAAAATGAGGGTTACTGTGACCGCACTTGCAGAAGCAAATGTCATCCAGCCGTTTCGCCCGAGACTTTTAAAACTTTCGCGGAAGTGCCGGCCCAATGTTCTAGCTTTCATAGCCGTAATCACCTCTTTGCTCGTCACGCACAATTCTTCCGCCTTCAATGGCAATAACGCGGTGCTTAATCGTGTTAACAATTTCTTTATTATGAGTTGCCATGACCACAGTCGTTCCTCTCGTGTTGATTTCATCGAAGATGTTCATGATTTCCCATGAGGTATCCGGGTCAAGGTTTCCTGTAGGCTCGTCCGCTATCACGACCTTTGGAGAGTTTACGATTGATCTGGCGATGGAAACACGCTGCTGCTCCCCGCCTGACAGTTCGGTCGGAAGCATCCTTGCCTTATGTTTTAAACCTACAAGGTCCAATGTTTCCATAACTTGTTTTTTAATATTCTTCGGATGCTCTTCAATAACCTCAAGAGCAAAAGCTACATTCTCATAAACTGTCAATGTCGGGAGGAGCTTAAAGTCCTGGAAAACGACACCGATTTTACGGCGCATTAGCGGCACCTTTGCATTCTTCAATGTAGCCAGATTCACTCCGTCAATGGTTATCGTTCCGCTCGAAGGCTTTTCTTCCCGGTACATCATTTTGATAAAAGTGGATTTACCGGCACCACTCGGCCCTACTACATAAACAAACTCACCTTGCTTAATATGAATATCTATCCCGCTGGCAGCTGTAACGCCATTGGGGTATCTCTTATATACGTCTTTCATTTCGATCATATATATCACCTAGCATCTAGTGTGTATTAAGAATTTAAATAACAGATGGCTTGTTTCGCTAAAAAACGACATCCTTTCGACATAGAGGATGACAAAATACTTGTAAATACTGCCTAATTAGCCATCTAAAATTCTCACACAACCCATTATAACATCATAAGTTGTCAAAATAACGGAAAAAATTATTACAGTTTCTTTTCAAACCTGATACTATTGTTACTTTTTTCCTTAATTTCTTTAATATTCTAGTGTTTTATTTTCAAAATCGACTAATTTTTCCTTCTTTTTTCATATTGCATTTACTCGATATTTGTCATAAATTCTGTGATGCTATCCTGGGCTTTGAGATTGGTTATTGCAACTTTTGTTCAATACGGGGAGTTTACCTTAGGTTTTGATGCAGCTCGTTTTAACTTTGGATGGATTAGCGGTGTCTATATTAAGCCATAAAACGCTTAGCGAAAAAAATAAAAACGCCCTGGTAAACAGAACGTTTTCATGTGAATCCTCTTATTTCTTGCCTGCCAGCCAAGACGCTACAGCAGAAGCTTCTTCTCCCTGAAGCAATCCTTTAGGCATTGCTCCTTTACCGTTAGCTATCGTGTTTTCAATATCTTCCTGTGATAGGTTTGCACCGATTTTATCAAGCGCAGGTCCTACACCGCCTTCAAGATTTGCACCGTGGCAGCTTGAACATTTCTGTTCATAAAGCTTTTGTGCATCGCCAGCGTCAGCCGTATCCGTTGTTGTTTCGCCGCCGCCGTTTGTGGAAGTGTCCTTGTCCTCAGCAGCATCGTCTCCGCCGCCGCAGGCTGCAAGAACTAAAGATGTACCCATTAGTAGTGCTAATAGCTTCTTTTTCACCTATAATTCCCCCTCAGGAAAAAATACTAAGTACAGCTATATTATACCAACACTACGCTCGTTTGAAACCCTCGCCCAACACCTCGGAAGCATCCGTAACAATGATAAATGCAGTAGGATCAATGGTTTGAACCAGTTGTTTCAATTTTGTGAACTCTGTCTGATCCACTACACACATCAGGACCGGACGTTCATGGTCGGTATAACCACCGTATGCTGATAGTTTTGTCACACCGCGGTCAATTTTATTCAAAATTCCTTCACGAACTTCACTTTGATTTTCAGTAATGATTAAAGCCATCTTTGTCCGGCTGAAACCAAGCTGGATCAGATCAATTGTTTTGCTTGTTACATATAAAGCAATTAAGGCATACAGCCCCTGCTCTATGTCAAAAATAATCGCAGCCGACAATACGATCAATCCATCGATTATCGCAACACAAGTGCCAAGAGACAAACCTGTATACTTGTTAATAATCTGTGCTGCAAGGTCTGTCCCTCCTGTTGATGCTTTACCCCTGAAAACAATTCCTAAACCAAGACCGACGCCAATTCCGCCAAACAGCGATGCGAGCAGCGGATCAGATGTCCATGGCTCGTATTCCTTTGTCAGAAACACAACAAACGGCAGGAAGATTGTCCCGGCCAGAGTCTTGGCTCCAAATTGTTTTCCAAGCAGCAGCACACCAGCAATAAAAAGCGGTATATTAAATGCCCACTGTACATAAGCTGGCTCCCAGCCAACAACTGCATCCAGGATTGTACTGATCCCGCTTACCCCGCCTGATGCAATCCGGTTGGGCAGCAAAAACACATTAAACGCGACCGCTACAATACCTGACCCTATCAAAACGTATAAATACTCCAGCAATCTCTCCGCTTTTGTACTATAAGTATATCCTCTTTTATATTTGCCCATTTCTTCTCCCTCCGGTGTCCCGATCTATGCAGAATACGATATTCCATTTTTACCGTCAGTGAGTATAGCATGGAGTTTGAGGCCTGTAAATGCCATTGAACTGCCGTATTAAAGGACTCTGCCCTGCCTTTTCATTATGTTGCGATAAAAGCGTTCAATTTATCATGCAATATTAATGTGTGAAATGTTTATGAACATTGTGGAAGAATACTTCCAGGCCGCCTTCTCATCAGCATGAAATACAGCAGCATGTGGTATAATGTCGAAAAGGAGGTGAGAAAATTGGAGAAGATTCTTAATGAAATTTTAAGTACATTGAAGGACCATTCAAAGAGGTTTGATGGTATTGACGAGAAGTTCGATTCGATTGATAAAAGATTCGACTCTATGGACAAGAAATTTGATTCGATTGATGAGAAATTTGATTCGATTGACCAGAGATTTGAATCGATAGATCAGAAATTTGATTCGATTGATACAAAGTTTGATTTGATTGATCAGAGGTTTGATTCAATAGATAAGAGGTTTGATTCGATTGACCATGAAATCTCTGATGTTAAAAGCAGACTTGGAAATGTTGAGAACAGGCTTGGGAATGTTGAGAACAGGATTGGAAATGTTGAGAACAGACTTGGAAATGTTGAGAACAGGCTTGGGAATGTTGAAAATAAAATTGAAGTACTGTCTGAACAGATTGAGAACAATGCGACCGAATTCAGAAGCCATTTTAAGCATATTGAAATAAAGCTGGATCAGCATGAAGAGACTTTTAACGTCATCTCTGACGCAATAAAAGGCACAAAAATTGATATCGTTCACCTCAGTGAAAAGAGCGGGGTTCAAGAAATGGAAATAAACCAGCTCAAAAAGCGTATCCACTCCTAGAGCACTCCCCATTCACCGGCTAGCTCAGTCCCATAAAAAATAAGCCTATGCCGGTAATATGCAAGCATAGGCTTTCTTGCATCTTATCCTGAGGCGAACCCAATCTTGATCGTTAAACATACTAATAACCTACTCATCACTTGCTAATTACCTCTGCGACCTAAACTTCTAAAGAAATAAATCACTGCCAACCTCAAAAATATAATAAACCCCATATAGTACACTTGCTGCTGAAGAGATCCTTATAAGATTTGAGTGTATTTTCTTTTGAGCTTGAGAAGTGATTAAAAAGGGCAACCCAAGAACAGTAGTAAAGAGAAGCATTCCAATAATTGTTCCTGCTCCAAAAATGAGGATAAAAAGAAAAGCTTGCAACTCTGTTTGAGCCTGTGCAGTTGTTAATAGAACTAAAGCTGCACTGCCAGCCAGACCATGAATCCCTCCAATGATAAAAGACTTCTTGTGATAATGCTTTGTGTTCGGCCTTTGCTGTTTTTTGTCCTTAAAGCCAGTAAAGCCAAGATATATAAGCATTATGCCCACTGCCAATTCAAGAGAAAGAGCAAGAGGGCCAGGGATATGCTGATTAAGTGCTATAACCGTTACCCCAAATAACAGGAGCATTAACGTGTGGCCAAGCCCCCAGAAAACACCTGAGAGCGAAGAGCGAACCAAGCGCTTTGTCTGGCTTGCAATTGTTGAAACCGCGATAATGTGATCGGGCTCTGTTGAATGTTTTATTCCTAATGTGAAACCCAGCAATAAAATAGAAAGTAATCCGCTCTCAAGCATCTAAATTCCCCCAGCGGCAAAATTCCGTTTTTCCCTCTCCAATACAGTTAAGTTCATTCATTATATAGCTGTTCCTTCCAGCAATTTATTCATACTTCCGCTTTTATACCCAGCCAGGTCCATAGCTGTATATTTAAATCCAATCAATTTTAATTGCTCAGAGATTTCTTTATGATACTTTAAGAGTTCATTCATATCTGACGGATCAACTTCGATTCTTGCAATTTCATTGTGAACTCTGACACGGACCTGCTTGATTCCAAATCCCTTAATAAACTGCTCGGCCTCATCAACTTTCCTCAACTTCTCAATTGTGATTTTTTCACCATATGCTATTCTGGAGGATAAACATGCTAGTGAGGGTTTGTCCCATGTATCAAGTCCCAGCTCTTTGGAACGGATCCTGATATCGTCTTTCGTAATATCAGCCTCGGCAAGAGGGCCTCTTACATTTTTTTCAATAGCAGCCTTCACACCAGGCCGATGTTCTCCTAAATCATCTTTAATGAGACCAAAGGTCAAGTTATGATAACCTTTTTCAATCATAATTGGATACAAATTTTCAAACAGTCCCTTTTTACAGTAATAACATCTGTTTGAATCATTTTCCGAATATCCGGGAATGGAGAGTTCTGACATCTTAATAATTTGATGCGGGGCATCAATGGCATTGGCGATTCGAATAGTTTCTTCCAGCTCGGAAGGAGGAAAAGATTCCGAGTCAGCTGTAATAGCAAGCACATTTTCTTTTCCTAATGTATCTAAAGCCACCTTTAATAAGTAGGTACTATCTACCCCTCCTGAAAATGCAATAATAATCCGTTCCATCTCTGAAAGTATTTCCTTCAGCTTTTGTTCTTTGACTAAACTGTTATGTATATTCATTTGGACACTTCCCCTCCTGTTATTGTTCTCCGATCACAAACCTGACAACATTTGGGTGGGATTTGAAATCCTTTGACCCTGCGCCATATCCTATTTTCTGAACTTTCATGGAAGGCATGTTCCCGAACTCATTAGCCAGGGTACGGACAATGGCAGCACCAGTAGGTGTCGTCAATTCACTTTGAATGTCAGTTTTCCGCAATGGAATATCTTTTAGAATTTCCAATGTTGCCGGGGCTGGCACAGGATAAAGGCCATGAGCAATTTTGATATATCCATTTCCTGCAGCAACCGGAGTGCAGACTACCTTTTCAATGTTTAATGTATTGTAAGCAATTGCGGTACCTATAATATCAATCATCGAGTCTACACCTCCAACTTCGTGGAAATGCACCTTTTCGAGAGTGCTGTCATGTATTTTTGCCTCTGCTGACCCTATCGTTTCAAACATTTTTAAGGCCGTTTCTTTTTCTGCCTCTTCAAGGTCAGATTCTTCAATTGCTTTTTTTATGTGTGTATAGTGGCGGTGTGAGTGTTTTTCTTCTTCTGTATGAATGACTAATTCCGTACTGGAGATTCCCTTCTTTACAACCTTTTTTGTCCCTAGCGAAAACTCTTCCTTAATTACAGATTTAAGCTTTCTTTCTACAATTGATAAATCAACGCCCAATTCTGTGA
It encodes the following:
- a CDS encoding urease accessory protein UreH, producing MLESGLLSILLLGFTLGIKHSTEPDHIIAVSTIASQTKRLVRSSLSGVFWGLGHTLMLLLFGVTVIALNQHIPGPLALSLELAVGIMLIYLGFTGFKDKKQQRPNTKHYHKKSFIIGGIHGLAGSAALVLLTTAQAQTELQAFLFILIFGAGTIIGMLLFTTVLGLPFLITSQAQKKIHSNLIRISSAASVLYGVYYIFEVGSDLFL
- a CDS encoding YitT family protein, giving the protein MGKYKRGYTYSTKAERLLEYLYVLIGSGIVAVAFNVFLLPNRIASGGVSGISTILDAVVGWEPAYVQWAFNIPLFIAGVLLLGKQFGAKTLAGTIFLPFVVFLTKEYEPWTSDPLLASLFGGIGVGLGLGIVFRGKASTGGTDLAAQIINKYTGLSLGTCVAIIDGLIVLSAAIIFDIEQGLYALIALYVTSKTIDLIQLGFSRTKMALIITENQSEVREGILNKIDRGVTKLSAYGGYTDHERPVLMCVVDQTEFTKLKQLVQTIDPTAFIIVTDASEVLGEGFKRA
- a CDS encoding tropomyosin, producing MWYNVEKEVRKLEKILNEILSTLKDHSKRFDGIDEKFDSIDKRFDSMDKKFDSIDEKFDSIDQRFESIDQKFDSIDTKFDLIDQRFDSIDKRFDSIDHEISDVKSRLGNVENRLGNVENRIGNVENRLGNVENRLGNVENKIEVLSEQIENNATEFRSHFKHIEIKLDQHEETFNVISDAIKGTKIDIVHLSEKSGVQEMEINQLKKRIHS
- a CDS encoding murein hydrolase activator EnvC family protein; translated protein: MKKSIITLSLAAVLGFGSITVGMPIEKASAANKLNDLNSQQEKINQQRSGVESKLNDTDKKISENQSEQQSVQSEIERLDKAISDALAKIEEKNQEIADTKKEIEKLEAEIKVLVERIKKRNELLKDRARNYQETGGMVSYIDVLMGAQSFGDFVERVGAVATIVEADQEILQAHQADKDELEKKQNQVKEELASLETMRAELEGMKKSLNAQKAEKDKLLASLKHKEEEMHAHKLELSEENEILAAQEAAIQKAIKLEQERQAEAARQAEAAKQAELARQKAAAEAAKKSSSSAGSSSSAGSSSSSDSGSSSSPQVSAPSVASGAWTRPAAGRLSSGFGSRSLGDHFGVDIASGGTVPIVAAADGVVIRSYYSSSYGNAIFIAHSVGGQTYTTVYAHMRSRSVGSGQTVSKGQQIGIMGNTGQSYGQHLHFELHRGSWNAAKSNAINPVGIVPL
- the ftsX gene encoding permease-like cell division protein FtsX; this translates as MKARTLGRHFRESFKSLGRNGWMTFASASAVTVTLILVGVFFVIMMNLNKVATTIEEDVEIRVHIDVAANEQDQEVLRQKIEGIPEVKTVEYSTKEKELDSLINSLGEEGEAFKLFEQDNPLNDVFIVKTKNPADTMKAAKQIEKMEYAAKVKYGQGQVEKLFNFINAGRNVGLVLIIGLLFTAMFLISNTIKITIMSRRKEIEIMRLVGATNSFIRWPFFLEGLWLGLLGSIIPIALVSSAYYYAYDYLAPKLEGHFVKLLEFSPFVYQISGLLILMGALIGVWGSLMSVRKFLKV
- the larE gene encoding ATP-dependent sacrificial sulfur transferase LarE → MNIHNSLVKEQKLKEILSEMERIIIAFSGGVDSTYLLKVALDTLGKENVLAITADSESFPPSELEETIRIANAIDAPHQIIKMSELSIPGYSENDSNRCYYCKKGLFENLYPIMIEKGYHNLTFGLIKDDLGEHRPGVKAAIEKNVRGPLAEADITKDDIRIRSKELGLDTWDKPSLACLSSRIAYGEKITIEKLRKVDEAEQFIKGFGIKQVRVRVHNEIARIEVDPSDMNELLKYHKEISEQLKLIGFKYTAMDLAGYKSGSMNKLLEGTAI
- the cccB gene encoding cytochrome c551 codes for the protein MKKKLLALLMGTSLVLAACGGGDDAAEDKDTSTNGGGETTTDTADAGDAQKLYEQKCSSCHGANLEGGVGPALDKIGANLSQEDIENTIANGKGAMPKGLLQGEEASAVASWLAGKK
- a CDS encoding LarC family nickel insertion protein — protein: MNILFIDCGISGIAGDMSLAAFTELGVDLSIVERKLKSVIKEEFSLGTKKVVKKGISSTELVIHTEEEKHSHRHYTHIKKAIEESDLEEAEKETALKMFETIGSAEAKIHDSTLEKVHFHEVGGVDSMIDIIGTAIAYNTLNIEKVVCTPVAAGNGYIKIAHGLYPVPAPATLEILKDIPLRKTDIQSELTTPTGAAIVRTLANEFGNMPSMKVQKIGYGAGSKDFKSHPNVVRFVIGEQ
- the ftsE gene encoding cell division ATP-binding protein FtsE; its protein translation is MIEMKDVYKRYPNGVTAASGIDIHIKQGEFVYVVGPSGAGKSTFIKMMYREEKPSSGTITIDGVNLATLKNAKVPLMRRKIGVVFQDFKLLPTLTVYENVAFALEVIEEHPKNIKKQVMETLDLVGLKHKARMLPTELSGGEQQRVSIARSIVNSPKVVIADEPTGNLDPDTSWEIMNIFDEINTRGTTVVMATHNKEIVNTIKHRVIAIEGGRIVRDEQRGDYGYES